Within Hydrogenoanaerobacterium saccharovorans, the genomic segment GGTAGTAATGCTCGCAGTATTTAATCCAACCGGGTGAGCATGAAGTAATCATCGGCAACACACCGCCGTTTTGTACACGCTCAATCAGCTCGTTTGCCTCTTCAACAATGGTGAGGTCGGCTGCAAGGTCGGTATCAAATACAAGGTCAAAGCCCAGTCTGCGCAGAGCAGCAACCATTTTGCCCTCTACATCGGTACCGATGGGCAAACCAAAGCACTCGCCCAGTGTTGCACGGATAGAAGGAGCTGTTTGTACCAGAGCAATCTTTTCAGGATCTGCAATGGCTTGACGCACTTCTTCAGTCGAATCTTTTTCGTACAGTGCACCTGTGGGGCATACGGTGATGCACTGACCACAGCTGATGCAGGTGGTTTCTCCCAACGGGGTTTCAAATGCACAGCCAATTTCGGTTTTAAATCCGCGCTCGTTTGCACCGATTACGCCTACGCCCTGGTTTTTAGAGCACACCGCTACACAGCGGCGGCAAAGAATACATTTGCTGTTGTCACGCACCATGTGTGCAGCAGAAGTATCCAACTCGTATTGGTTTACCTCGCCCTCAAAACGGTGCTCGTCTTCTACGCCGAACTCTTTACAGAGTGTTTGCAGCTCGCAATCTCCGCTGCGTACGCACGAAAGGCATTTTTTATTATGAGTTGAGAGCACAAGCTCCAAATTGGTTTTTCTGCTTTCCAGCACCTTGGGCGTGTTGGTGAAAACCTCCATACCCTCGTTTACCGGATAAACGCAAGCGGTAACAAGGCTTCTTGCGCCTTTTACTTCAACCATACAAATACGGCATGCGCCGATTTCGTTGATTTCTTTTAGGTAACAAAGTGTGGGGATATTGATGCCGGCAACCCGTGCAGCCTCAAGAATCGTAGAACCTTTCGGCACGGACAAGGGCATACCGTTGATTTTAATATTAACCATATCCATTGATGGTACACTCCCTTCTTATTTCTTAACAATCGCGCCAAAACGGCATTTCTCCATACAAGCACCGCATTTCACGCATTTGTGAACATCGATCTTGTGAGGTTTCTTGACTTCGCCTGTAATCGCACCTGCAGGACATGCACGTGCACAAAGGGTACAGCCCTTACATTTGTCTTCAATGATAGAATAACGCAGCAGGTCTTTACATACACCCGCAGGGCATTTTTTGTCTTTGATATGTGCAATATATTCATCTTCAAAGAAATGGAGTGTAGACAAAACAGGGTTGGGGGCAGTTTGGCCCAAGCCGCACAGCGAATTTTCTTTGATGAATTGAGAGAGGTCTTTTAGGCGCTGGATGTCCTCCATCTCGCCCTTGCCCTTTGTAATTCTGTCCAGAATTTCGTAAAGACGTTTGGTACCAATACGGCAGGGAGCACATTTGCCGCAACTCTCGTCAACGGTAAATTCTAGGAAGAACTTTGCAATATCCACCATACAAGTGTCTTCGTCCATAACAATCAAGCCGCCCGAGCCCATCATAGAGCCGATGGAAATCAGGTTGTCGTAGTCAATCTCAATATCAAGGTGGCTTGCAGGGATACAACCGCCGGAAGGTCCGCCGGTTTGCGCAGCCTTAAATTTTTTGCCGTTGGGGATACCGCCGCCGATTTCTTCAACGATTTCGCGCAGGGTGGTGCCCATAGGTACTTCAACCAAACCGGTATTGTGGATTTTACCGCCTACCGCGAACACTTTGGTGCCCGCAGATTTTTCGGTACCCATCGAACGGAACCAGTCGGCACCTTTGAGTATAATTTGCGGGATATTTGCATAAGTCTCCACGTTGTTGAGCACGGAGGGTTTGCCGAACAAGCCTTTGACTGCCGGGAACGGAGGACGGGGTCTCGGTTCACCGCGATGGCCTTCAATCGAGGTCATCAAAGCGGTTTCCTCACCGCATACAAATGCGCCCGCCCCCAAACGGATGTCCAAATCAAAATCAAAACCGGTTCCCAAAATGTTTTTGCCCAGCAAACCGATTTCTTTTGCTTGATTAATCGCAATTTGCAAACGTTTTACCGCAATGGGGTACTCTGCACGAACATAAACAAAGCCTTGGTTCGCACCGATTGCATAACCGGCAATTGCCATAGCCTCAATCAGTACATGGGGGTCGCCCTCCAAAACAGAACGATCCATAAACGCACCGGGGTCACCCTCGTCGGCATTGCAGGCAACGTATTTTTGATCGTTTTCAGAAGCTTTTGCAAAGCTCCATTTCAGCCCTGTCGGGAACCCTGCACCGCCGCGTCCGCGCAGGCCTGAATCTTTTATAAGCTGTATGACGTCATCGGGGGTCATTTCGGTCAAAACTTTGCCGAGTGCCTGATATCCGTCGTAAGCTATGTACTCGTTAATATTTTCAGGGTCGATAACACCGCAGTTTTTCAGTGCAACACGGTGCTGTTTTTTGTAAAACTGTGTTTCGTTAAGCGACTGGATTCCGTCTTTATGAACGGTTTCATCATAAAGCAGTCTGGTTACAATGCGGCCCTTTATAAGATGCTCGGATACAATTTCAGGGATGTCTTCCGCTTTGACTCTGGAATAGAATGCGCCCTCGGGATAAATAATCATGATGGGGCCCAATGCACACAAACCAAAGCAACCCGTTTTAATTACCTTTACTTCTTCAGCAAGCCCCGCCTGCTTAATTTCAGCTTCCAGCGCGCTGACGATATGTTCACTGCCTGACGACGTACAACCGGTGCCGCCGCAAACAAGTACGTGAGAACGATACATAATCCGCTTCCTCCTTATTTCGCAATTGCTCCGATTGTGTACTCGCTAACCGGATTGCCGTTTACGATATGGTCGCTCACAATTTTCGCAACCTTTTCGGGTGTCATTTTTACATAGGTAACTTTTTCTTTGCCCGGTACATAAACCTCAACAACCGGCTCGTATTGGCAAATGCCGATGCAGCCTGTTTGTGCTATGGTTACATGGCTTAGTTTTCTTTTCGTAACCTCTTCAGAAAACGCAGTTAATACCGGACGTGCGCCTGCAGCTATGCCGCATGTCGCCATACCCACTACTACTCTGATATTATCCAAATCATCGTGACGAACGCCCATATTGGCTTTCATCTGGTCACGTAATGCTTGAAGTTCAGCTAAACTTTTCATATGGTATCTGTACCTCCGTTCAAATTTTCGGTGTTTTCTCGGATATAGCTTTTGATAAACTCCATTACCTGAGGGACATTCAGCGGCACATCACCAAGCACATTGGTAAAATCACGCGTGCTTACCGTAAAAACTTCCCCATCCACTTTGCGTGTATACACAAAATTGATATCGGGGTTGCAGCTGATGAGGCAGCACATGGTTTCTGCCATATCACCCAGCGGCATTCGGTCTATGTGCGAGAGTATAAATTCACCGGTAACGGTCGTTCCTTCCCCCACCTGCGACTGAATGTTGAACCACCCGCCGGTCATTTCTGCTGCCATTTTAAAAAACGGTACCCCAAGCCCCACCTTACGGGTGGTTCGGGTGGTGTAAAACGGGTCTATCACCCTTTGTACCACCTCTTGAGTCATACCGCAGCCGTTGTCGTCTATGGTAATTGTCATTTTATCGCGCAGTTTGTCTTCCGATACATTAATATGTATCTCAGACGCACCCGCCTTCACAGAATTTTGCGCTATATCCAAAATGTTGAGCGATAACTCCTGCATAACAGTTTATTTGTCGGCGTATTTTGCCAAAATGGTATCTATGTCATCGGGAACCAGTCTGCCGTAAACTTCGTCGTTAATCGTCATAACAGGGGCAAGTCCGCATGCGCCGATGCAGCGGCATGCTTCGAGAGAGAATTTGCCGTCGGGGGTGCATTCGCCGCCCTGAATGCCAAGTTTTTTCATCAGTCTGTCGTAAACGTCGCCAGAACCTTTTACGTAGCAGGCGGTGCCTAAGCAAACCGAAATTTTGTACTGACCCTTTGGGTTCAGCGAGAATTGCGAGTAGAATGTAACTACACCGTAAACTTCTTCTAATGGAATACCGAGACCCAATGCAATAATTTTCTGAACTTCAATGGGCAGGTAGCCGTAAATCCCCTGTGCTTCCTGCAAAATAGGCATCAGAGCGCCTCTTTGCTCCTTATGGTTTTCTATTACTTTAAGGAGCGCTTCTTCCTGTTCCTTTGTACCCTGAAACGGAACACATGTTTTAGCCATCAAATATACCTCCTTGGTGTGCCAAAGACGTACCCACGCGAACCCTAATGCGTGCATGCACGATACCCCAGCATATTTAGTTAAAATTATATCAGAGTCAACTCTAAAAATCTACTGCTTTTGCGTAATAATTTATAAAAAATTAGGTTTTTTTCGTTTCTTTTTCACTTTGTTCGCTTCTGTATCAAAATATTATTGTGCATATTGCATAATATATTGTTAAAATTATATCAAATAATCGTACCTTTGTTTACTCTTTATATACAAAATTGGTTTCACTGCCTTGGTTTGTTTTGTTTGCTTTTCCCATATATTTAATGATATAATAGCTATATAAAAATTGTTCTTGAGTTTTGGCGGAGAACCGCTTGGCCTATCTTTTCAGAATCGGGGGGTAAACCATGACAATTGGTGATATTAAACAAATTTTAAAAGCAGAAATTCTATGCGAAGGCGAGTCGATGCAACGCGAGGTGCACACCGCTTGCGGCAGTGACATGATGAGCGACGTACTGGCATTTGTGAAAGACCAATCTGTACTGCTGACAGGGCTTGTAAACCCACAGGTTATTCGCACCGCCGAAATGATGGATATTATCTGCGTTGTTTTTGTGCGCGGAAAAATGCCGGACTCCACTATCGTTGCACTTGCGCAAGAGCGCGGCATCACTGTGCTTGCAACCCCTTACCGTATGTTTACTTCGTGTGGGTTACTATATGATAACGGACTGCGGGGAGGTTGCGATTTTTAGTGACACAGGCGCTTACATTTGAATATACGGTGCCGGGAGATGATTTTACACGCGCGGGCGAAGCATCCTCCAGCATTAAAAAAATGCTCAAACAAATTGGGCTTGCACCAGAAGTTATCCGTAAGGTTGCCATTGCAGTGTACGAGGGCGAAATCAACATGGTCATCCATGCAGGCGGCGGCGAAATTACCGTTAACGTCACTTCAGACGAAGTCAGCATGACTCTTACGGATAAAGGCCCCGGTATTGCCGACATCAGCCTCGCCATGCGCGAGGGCTGGAGCACCGCACCCGACGATGTGCGCTCGCTTGGCTTTGGCGCAGGTATGGGGTTGCCCAATATGAAAAAATACACCGATGAAATGACAATCGAAAGCACCCTGGGCGTTGGCACCACAGTGAAAATGCGTGTTTATGTAAAACAGTAGTTTGTTCTTAGTAGCAACCTGCTTAGCGGAGGTGATATCCCGATGGAGACGAAATTCTTCCATTCGGTTACCCTTGATAAAGATGCCTGCAAAGGCTGTATCAACTGCATTAAGCGCTGCCCCACCGAAGCGATTCGCGTGCGCGGAGGCAAGGCAAAAATCCTTTCGGACCGCTGTATTGATTGCGGCGAATGCATTCGAGTATGCCCGCACCATGCCAAAAAACCGATTTTTGACAGCATGGAGATGCTTGATAACTACAAATATAAAATTGCTCTGCCCGCCCCCGCTTTGTACGGGCAGTTTAACAACCTTGATGACATCGACATCGTATTGGGCGCCCTGATTAAGCTGGGCTTTGACGATGTATTTGAAGTTGCAAAGGCGGCCGAGATGGTGTCTGACGCAACGCGCAAGATGCTCAGCGAGGGGCATTTGGAGCGCCCTGTCATCAGTTCGGCATGCCCTGTTGTAACCAGATTGATTCGCGTACGTTTTCCCGACCTTATCAGCAAAGTTCTGCCCATGCTTGCACCGGTAGAAATTGCTGCACGTATGGCAAAAAAACACGCGGTAGAGGCACTGGGCTACAAACCCGATGAAGTGGGTGCTTTTTTTATTTCGCCCTGCCCCGCCAAAGTAACCGCCGTAAAAATGCCCCTCGGTACCCGAAAAAGCGTGATTGACGGGGTACTTGCCATCAGTGACCTTTACCCCAAGCTTATTCTCGCCATGAAAGACGTTGCCGCTTCGCCCAAAGAAATGGTTTCGGTAGGGCGTATGGGTGTTGGCTGGGGCAGCAGCGGCGGTGAGGCATATGCCCTGCTGAACGACCGCTACTTGGCAGCGGACGGCATCGAAAATGTAATTAAAGTGCTTGAGGACTTGGAAGACCAAAAATACTCCGACCTCGATTTCGTAGAACTCAATGCTTGTTCGGCAGGCTGTGTGGGCGGTGTACTCACGGTAGAGAACCCCTACATTGCCAAAGCAAAGCTGAAACGCATCCGCAAATATTTGCCCGTCTCGTGCAATCGTATCGGCGACAATATCCCCGCCTATGTTAAATTTGATACTCCGCTTGAATACGAACCGGTAATGGAGCTGGACCCTGATGTTTCGGTGGCAATGGCCAAGCTTTCCGAGCTGCAAAAAATCGCATCCACCTTTCAGGGTATCGACTGCGGTGCTTGCGGTGCACCCAGCTGCAAAGCGCTTGCAGAAGATGTTGTACGCGGCTATGCCACCCCCGATGACTGTATTTTCCGCCTCAAAACACATATGCGCGAAATTGCATCTTCCCTCGCACAAATCGAGGGGCACATCCCGCTCAGCTTTAAAGGCGGAGACGGTACAGGCGGCAGTTCCAACGATATCTAATGTGTTATCATAAACAGTGAGGACTGATGGTATGAATGTAGAACAAGTTGCATCCAAATGCGGTTTCGAAATTGTCTGCGGGGGCGAAGGGCTCCTCCGCGAGGTTACATGTGTATTTTGCTGCGACCTGCTGAGCTGGGCAATGAGCAGAGCACCCGAGAACAGCGCTTGGGTCACCGTGATGGGCAACATTAATGCAATAGCCGTTGCCGTGCTTGCCGATACCGCCTGTATTGTGCTTGCCGAAAACGCTGCAATGGACGAAGACGCGGTGAAAAAAGCAGCTGCACAAGGGGTTGCCGTATTGCGCACACAAAAACCCGCTTTTGAGGCAGCACTCGCCGTGCACGAGGCAATCGGCTAATGTTTTACGATGTCCATATTCATTCGGCGCTTTCCCCCTGCGGCGATAACGAAATGACACCCAACAACATTGTAAATATGGCGGTGCTCAAAGGGCTAAATGTCATCGCCCTTACCGACCACAACTCATGTAAAAATTGCCCCGCGATTGTAAAGGCGGCAGAAAACAGCCCATTAACGGTGCTGTGCGGAATGGAAATCAATACAACCGAAGAAATTCACGCAGTGTGCCTTTTTCCAACGCTGCAAAAAGCACTGACATTTGATGCGTACGTGTACGAGCGTTTGCCCAACATTGCAAACAACCCTGTTATTTTTGGTGAACAACGCATTTATGATGCTCAAGACCGTATTATTGGTTATGAACCCAAGCTGCTTATCAACGCATGCAGCATCAGCATTATGGAGCTTTCGGGTTTAATGCAGCAATTCGGTGGCATTTGTTTCCCCGCTCATATCGAAAAAAGCTCGTACAGCATTACGTCCAGCCTTGGCATGGTGCCGCCCGAGTGCGGTTTCACCGTTTTCGAAGTAAAAGATTTGAGCCGTTTGCCACAGGTTTTAGCCTTGCTGCCCGATGCATCTTCATTGATATTGCACAACTCAGACGCCCACTATTTGTGGGATATTTCCGAAGCGGAAAACAGTGTACCATGCAGCAATTTTTGGCGTTACCTTTTAGATACAAAAAATTGACTTTTTTTGCTATCTTTTTCGTTAATTAGGTGGTATACTGGTACTATTAAATATCTAAATTCGCTAAAATAATCGGCGGCAGCAACCGCCTTATTAATTGATTGTGAGGTACCACCATGTCCGTGTTTTTGTTCAAAATTCTGCCTCTTGTAGCCCTGTTGGTTTTAATTGCGGGCGTTGTACTCATATCCAAAGGTATCTCCAATGAAAACCATAAGATTCGTTTCATCGGCATGGGCTTGATTGTACTGTTTGTGCTTCTTCTGGTTTATATTGTTTTAATGGCTCTTGCCAGAACATGATTTAAAAAAATCTACCCAAACGAACAGGTTAATAACCGTATTTTTAAAGGCGATAATCGGATAGGTTATCGCCTTTTTTGTAATTATTAACGAAACCTTATGGGCGGTTTATGCGTAAGACTCAGCTATTAAAGCCATAAAATATTATTTAAATTAGGCGGAGATATAAAAAATGAGTACAAATAATAACATAGCTAAGCCAAAAAGGCGCTCAAAGCTGAGAGCAAAAATGGGTATGCTTTATTACGGGTTGTTGCGAAAATTGCTATGGATAAAGCTAAAGCCCGTATTTGCTGTAAAAAAAGCGGATGCCGCTTTGCCGTATCTGCATTTTTGCCACAAAACACCTCTGCTCAGAAAATTAAAAGATGTAGATATGTGGTACCAATACAATAAAATTATCAATCTGAAAATAGCCGTAAAACAGATAAACGGCATTGTGTTGCACCCGGGAGAGATTTTCAGTTTCTGGAAGCTGATTGGTAAACCAACCAAACACAAAGGTTATGTAAACGGCATGGTGCTCCGCAACGGCACATTTACTTCCGCAATCGGCGGCGGTTTGTGCCAGCTGTCGAACTTGATTTTTTGGATGACACTGCATACACCGTTAACGGTAACAGAACGGCACCGCCATGGGTATGATGTTTTCCCCGATTCAAACAGAACACAGCCGTTTGGAAGCGGTGCAACCTGCTTTTACCCTCACGGCGATTTAATGATTCACAATGATACACCGTATGATTTTCAACTGGTGGTCACTGTTACCGACAAGTATCTGGAGGGTAAGTGGTATTCTACAAAAGCACAAGATTATCGGTATAAAGTTACAGAGAGAAACCACGAGATGAAAGGGGAATATTGGGGAGGGTACAGCCGCCATAATGAGCTATACCGTGAAATATTTGATAAAAACGGGAATTATATCAGCGAAGAGTTTATTCTAAGCAACTCAGCTATTATGATGTATTCTCCGTTTTTATGTGACTCTGCCGACAAGCAAAGGTAATAGGGATATAAACATTCAGGGCATCATCATTTAAACGATGACGCCCTGAACACTTTTTTACAGTTCAAATGCACTTACAAATTAGAACGTCTTTTGTTCTACATCTGCACGGTTTTTTATGGTTTCCATCACCTGATCGAATTGCTCAAAATTCAGCGATTGAGCACCGTCACACAACGCTTCTTTGGGGTTGTTATGCACTTCAATCATCAAACCGTCTGCACCGATTGCAATTGCCGCTTTCGAAAGAGGCTCTACCAACCAAGGGATACCGGTGGCATGGCTTGGGTCAAAAATAACAGGCAGGTGCGAATAGCGCTTAATCAGCGGGATAGCGGTAAGGTCGGGGGTGTTGCGCGTCGCAGTTTCAAACGTTCTGATACCGCGCTCGCAAAGAATAATGTTGTTGTTTCCGCCTGCCATGATGTACTCGGCGCTCATCAAAAACTCTTCTATCGTATTGGCAAGCCCTCGTTTTAACAGGATGGGCTTGTCGCTGTGCCCCAGTTCTTTAAGCAGCTGAAAGTTTTGCATGTTGCGCGCACCCACCTGTATGATATCAACATCCGCAAACAGGTCGATATGTGTCTGGCTCATAATCTCGGTAACAATCGGCAAGCCTGTTACTTTTTTTGCCTCCAGCAGCAGCTTTAGCCCGTCAGCCTCCAAGCCTTGAAATGCGTAGGGGCTGGTGCGGGGTTTAAATGCGCCGCCGCGCAAAAACTGAGCACCGCTTTTTTTAATTTCCTGCGCTACACAAATAATCTGCTCTTCGCTTTCGACCGAGCACGGCCCTGCAATAACCGTAAAATTTCCCTCGCCTATTTTGCGCCCTTTTACCTCAACAATGGTATCCTGCGGGTGAAAACGGCGGTTTGCAGCCTTATAGGGTTCGGTAATGCGCTTAACAGTCTCTACAATTTCGTTTGCACAAATTGCATCCATATCCAGCCGCGATGTATCGCCTACCAAGCCTACGATGGTGGTTTGGGTTCCCTCGCTGTAATGGATGGCAAGCCCCAGTTTTTTGAAAGACTCGACCAATTGGTCGACCTTCTGTTTTTCGGGGTTCTTTTTCAATATCACGATCATGAGTGAAACACTCCTTATGCGGTAACCCGCTGTTCTTTATTCTATAGCTTTTATTATAACGCATAGTGTGTTAAAAAGAAAGCAAAATATTTTAACAAGTAAAAGCTTTAAATCGCTAAAACATCAGGCTGTAAAAAGGACGGTGCAGGCACTTTCTGCACCGTATCATCTTTGTGCTTACAAACATTAAGTACTGTGCCGTTCGCAATAGGCACTGCTTTTATGGGGCGCATTTTACTATTCGATTTCATCGATGGGCAATTTCTCTGCTTTTACCTTGGCAATGCGCCTATCTTCTACTTTTAGCACGGTAAATTCCACATCGTCAATCAGTATTTTTGGGTGCTCATCTTCCGACGGAATTCTGCCAAGAAGGTCTGTTATCAAACCGCCGAGGGTATCGTAATCCACATCATCGGGGATTTTTATTTTCATAAGACGTTCAATCTCTTCCAGCGAAATCGAGCCATCCAACGTAAAGATCGTGTCAGAAATGCGGTTAATCTCATCTTCCTCGTCGTCGTATTCGTCCTGCATATTGCCCACAATCGATTCCAACAAATCCTCCATAGTAACAACGCCGGACGTACCGCCGTATTCATCCACCACAATTGCCATCTGTACTTTTTTTGCCTTAAACTCCAAAAACAGCTCGCGGCAACGGTTGCTTTCGGGCACAAACAGCGCTTTTCTCATATAATTGCGCACATCAAAATCGGTAGGTACGTTGTCTTTCACCAAGGTAAGCAGGTCTTTCACATAAATAATGCCTTTAATATCGTCCAATGTATCTTCATACACAGGGATTCGCGAGTAACCTTCTTCCACCGCAAGGCGCACAAGTTCCTCAATGGTCACATCCACTTCAACGCCTGTCACTTCGGTGCGGTGCGTCATCACTTCGCCCGCTGTACGGTCATCAAATTCAAAGATGTTATTAATCATTTCTTTTTGGCTCTGCTCAATCACACCGCGCTCATTGCCCACATCCACCATCATGCGAATTTCTTCTTCGGTTACCTGCCCTTCGTCGGCGTTTGGGTCGATACCAAGCATGCGCACTATGCCGTTGGTGGTAGCAGAAAGCAGCATGACAAATGGTTTTTCCAGCTTGTAACACACATTCAGCGCGCCGGAAACTGCAAAAGCCACTTTATCGGGATATTGCATTGCAATACGCTTGGGCACCAGTTCGCCGAATACAATGGTAATAAACGAAAGCAAAATGGTAATTACGATGAGCGACACCATGCGGATAAGCGAAGCAGATACATTGGGAATGGATACCGCACCGACAATGATATCGGCAAACGTATCTGCCGCAACCGCAGATGCAAGCATACCCGAAAGCGTGATGCCCACTTGAATCGTGGATAAAAACTTACTGGGCTCTGCTGTAAGGCGAGCTAAAATTTTTGCTTTTTTATCGCCTTCTTCTGCCATA encodes:
- a CDS encoding NADH-dependent [FeFe] hydrogenase, group A6: MDMVNIKINGMPLSVPKGSTILEAARVAGINIPTLCYLKEINEIGACRICMVEVKGARSLVTACVYPVNEGMEVFTNTPKVLESRKTNLELVLSTHNKKCLSCVRSGDCELQTLCKEFGVEDEHRFEGEVNQYELDTSAAHMVRDNSKCILCRRCVAVCSKNQGVGVIGANERGFKTEIGCAFETPLGETTCISCGQCITVCPTGALYEKDSTEEVRQAIADPEKIALVQTAPSIRATLGECFGLPIGTDVEGKMVAALRRLGFDLVFDTDLAADLTIVEEANELIERVQNGGVLPMITSCSPGWIKYCEHYYPEMIPNLSTCKSPQQMFGALAKTWYADKNGIDPKKIVSVSVMPCTAKKFEIDRENQNAAGVPDVDISLTTRELARMIQRAGLDFVNLPDEDFDDPMGESTGAAVIFGATGGVMEAALRTAVEKLTGEELKNLEFTEVRGTEGIKEASYNVGGLDVNVAVVSGTANAKKLLEAVKNGEKSYTFIEVMGCPGGCVNGGGQPQQPASVRNFVDLKGLRAKALYTNDENKAVRKSHENPSLKKIYEDYFGKPGSHKAHEVLHTSYVKRERF
- the nuoF gene encoding NADH-quinone oxidoreductase subunit NuoF — its product is MYRSHVLVCGGTGCTSSGSEHIVSALEAEIKQAGLAEEVKVIKTGCFGLCALGPIMIIYPEGAFYSRVKAEDIPEIVSEHLIKGRIVTRLLYDETVHKDGIQSLNETQFYKKQHRVALKNCGVIDPENINEYIAYDGYQALGKVLTEMTPDDVIQLIKDSGLRGRGGAGFPTGLKWSFAKASENDQKYVACNADEGDPGAFMDRSVLEGDPHVLIEAMAIAGYAIGANQGFVYVRAEYPIAVKRLQIAINQAKEIGLLGKNILGTGFDFDLDIRLGAGAFVCGEETALMTSIEGHRGEPRPRPPFPAVKGLFGKPSVLNNVETYANIPQIILKGADWFRSMGTEKSAGTKVFAVGGKIHNTGLVEVPMGTTLREIVEEIGGGIPNGKKFKAAQTGGPSGGCIPASHLDIEIDYDNLISIGSMMGSGGLIVMDEDTCMVDIAKFFLEFTVDESCGKCAPCRIGTKRLYEILDRITKGKGEMEDIQRLKDLSQFIKENSLCGLGQTAPNPVLSTLHFFEDEYIAHIKDKKCPAGVCKDLLRYSIIEDKCKGCTLCARACPAGAITGEVKKPHKIDVHKCVKCGACMEKCRFGAIVKK
- a CDS encoding (2Fe-2S) ferredoxin domain-containing protein: MKSLAELQALRDQMKANMGVRHDDLDNIRVVVGMATCGIAAGARPVLTAFSEEVTKRKLSHVTIAQTGCIGICQYEPVVEVYVPGKEKVTYVKMTPEKVAKIVSDHIVNGNPVSEYTIGAIAK
- a CDS encoding ATP-binding protein, whose amino-acid sequence is MQELSLNILDIAQNSVKAGASEIHINVSEDKLRDKMTITIDDNGCGMTQEVVQRVIDPFYTTRTTRKVGLGVPFFKMAAEMTGGWFNIQSQVGEGTTVTGEFILSHIDRMPLGDMAETMCCLISCNPDINFVYTRKVDGEVFTVSTRDFTNVLGDVPLNVPQVMEFIKSYIRENTENLNGGTDTI
- a CDS encoding complex I 24 kDa subunit family protein, which produces MAKTCVPFQGTKEQEEALLKVIENHKEQRGALMPILQEAQGIYGYLPIEVQKIIALGLGIPLEEVYGVVTFYSQFSLNPKGQYKISVCLGTACYVKGSGDVYDRLMKKLGIQGGECTPDGKFSLEACRCIGACGLAPVMTINDEVYGRLVPDDIDTILAKYADK
- a CDS encoding DRTGG domain-containing protein, with the translated sequence MTIGDIKQILKAEILCEGESMQREVHTACGSDMMSDVLAFVKDQSVLLTGLVNPQVIRTAEMMDIICVVFVRGKMPDSTIVALAQERGITVLATPYRMFTSCGLLYDNGLRGGCDF
- a CDS encoding ATP-binding protein; protein product: MTQALTFEYTVPGDDFTRAGEASSSIKKMLKQIGLAPEVIRKVAIAVYEGEINMVIHAGGGEITVNVTSDEVSMTLTDKGPGIADISLAMREGWSTAPDDVRSLGFGAGMGLPNMKKYTDEMTIESTLGVGTTVKMRVYVKQ
- a CDS encoding [Fe-Fe] hydrogenase large subunit C-terminal domain-containing protein, coding for METKFFHSVTLDKDACKGCINCIKRCPTEAIRVRGGKAKILSDRCIDCGECIRVCPHHAKKPIFDSMEMLDNYKYKIALPAPALYGQFNNLDDIDIVLGALIKLGFDDVFEVAKAAEMVSDATRKMLSEGHLERPVISSACPVVTRLIRVRFPDLISKVLPMLAPVEIAARMAKKHAVEALGYKPDEVGAFFISPCPAKVTAVKMPLGTRKSVIDGVLAISDLYPKLILAMKDVAASPKEMVSVGRMGVGWGSSGGEAYALLNDRYLAADGIENVIKVLEDLEDQKYSDLDFVELNACSAGCVGGVLTVENPYIAKAKLKRIRKYLPVSCNRIGDNIPAYVKFDTPLEYEPVMELDPDVSVAMAKLSELQKIASTFQGIDCGACGAPSCKALAEDVVRGYATPDDCIFRLKTHMREIASSLAQIEGHIPLSFKGGDGTGGSSNDI
- a CDS encoding DRTGG domain-containing protein, coding for MNVEQVASKCGFEIVCGGEGLLREVTCVFCCDLLSWAMSRAPENSAWVTVMGNINAIAVAVLADTACIVLAENAAMDEDAVKKAAAQGVAVLRTQKPAFEAALAVHEAIG
- a CDS encoding PHP domain-containing protein; amino-acid sequence: MFYDVHIHSALSPCGDNEMTPNNIVNMAVLKGLNVIALTDHNSCKNCPAIVKAAENSPLTVLCGMEINTTEEIHAVCLFPTLQKALTFDAYVYERLPNIANNPVIFGEQRIYDAQDRIIGYEPKLLINACSISIMELSGLMQQFGGICFPAHIEKSSYSITSSLGMVPPECGFTVFEVKDLSRLPQVLALLPDASSLILHNSDAHYLWDISEAENSVPCSNFWRYLLDTKN
- a CDS encoding VanW family protein; translation: MSTNNNIAKPKRRSKLRAKMGMLYYGLLRKLLWIKLKPVFAVKKADAALPYLHFCHKTPLLRKLKDVDMWYQYNKIINLKIAVKQINGIVLHPGEIFSFWKLIGKPTKHKGYVNGMVLRNGTFTSAIGGGLCQLSNLIFWMTLHTPLTVTERHRHGYDVFPDSNRTQPFGSGATCFYPHGDLMIHNDTPYDFQLVVTVTDKYLEGKWYSTKAQDYRYKVTERNHEMKGEYWGGYSRHNELYREIFDKNGNYISEEFILSNSAIMMYSPFLCDSADKQR
- the aroF gene encoding 3-deoxy-7-phosphoheptulonate synthase; the protein is MIVILKKNPEKQKVDQLVESFKKLGLAIHYSEGTQTTIVGLVGDTSRLDMDAICANEIVETVKRITEPYKAANRRFHPQDTIVEVKGRKIGEGNFTVIAGPCSVESEEQIICVAQEIKKSGAQFLRGGAFKPRTSPYAFQGLEADGLKLLLEAKKVTGLPIVTEIMSQTHIDLFADVDIIQVGARNMQNFQLLKELGHSDKPILLKRGLANTIEEFLMSAEYIMAGGNNNIILCERGIRTFETATRNTPDLTAIPLIKRYSHLPVIFDPSHATGIPWLVEPLSKAAIAIGADGLMIEVHNNPKEALCDGAQSLNFEQFDQVMETIKNRADVEQKTF